One Solanum lycopersicum chromosome 4, SLM_r2.1 DNA window includes the following coding sequences:
- the LOC104644303 gene encoding protein PHOSPHATE-INDUCED 1, with amino-acid sequence MSSSSHFILSLFVLISFINVCFASRKLSALVQDPQMQLLEYHKGALLSGKTSVNLIWYGKFKPSQRAIVSDFITSLSSSTPSKTNPSVAQWWQTTEKYYHLANSKNTLSLNLGKQVLIENYSLGKSLTQKQIVQLASKGEQRDAINVVLTASDVAVDGFCVNRCGTHGSSKGAVIKGKTYKFAYIWVGNSETLCPGYCAWPFHQPIYGPQSPPLVAPNNDVGVDGMVINLASLLAGTATNPFGNGYYQGEADAPLEAASACPGVYAKGAYPGYAGDLLVDKTTGASYNAHGTNGRKYLVPALYDPASSSCSTLV; translated from the coding sequence atgtcttCTTCTTCCCATTTCATTTTATCGCTTTTTGTGTTGATTTCTTTCATCAATGTGTGTTTTGCTTCAAGAAAGCTTAGTGCTTTAGTGCAAGACCCGCAAATGCAGCTCTTGGAGTACCACAAAGGTGCACTTCTATCAGGCAAAACCTCTGTTAATCTGATTTGGTATGGTAAATTCAAGCCATCTCAAAGAGCTATTGTATCTGATTTCATCacctctctttcttcttcaactcCATCTAAAACCAATCCTTCTGTCGCACAATGGTGGCAAACCACTGAAAAATACTACCATCTCGCTAATTCTAAAAACACCCTTTCTCTTAATTTGGGCAAACAAGTTCTCATTGAAAATTATTCCCTAGGAAAATCACTGACCCAAAAGCAAATCGTGCAATTGGCATCAAAGGGTGAACAGAGAGACGCCATTAATGTTGTATTGACCGCCTCTGATGTTGCGGTTGATGGGTTCTGTGTCAATCGGTGTGGAACTCATGGATCTTCTAAAGGTGCTGTTATTAAGGGCAAAACTTACAAATTTGCTTATATTTGGGTGGGTAACTCAGAGACTCTGTGTCCTGGCTACTGCGCCTGGCCATTCCACCAGCCCATCTACGGACCACAAAGCCCACCATTGGTTGCACCGAACAACGATGTGGGTGTTGACGGTATGGTGATTAACTTAGCTAGCTTATTAGCTGGAACCGCAACAAACCCATTTGGAAACGGTTACTACCAGGGTGAAGCAGATGCGCCATTGGAAGCTGCATCTGCTTGCCCCGGTGTCTACGCGAAGGGCGCTTACCCAGGCTATGCTGGAGATTTATTGGTTGATAAAACAACAGGTGCAAGCTACAATGCACATGGTACAAACGGAAGGAAATACTTGGTTCCTGCTTTGTATGATCCTGCTTCATCTTCATGCTCCACTTTGGTCTAG